From the Rhodothalassiaceae bacterium genome, one window contains:
- the aatA gene encoding aspartate aminotransferase, which translates to MELLSEAVRRIRPSATLAVTARAAELRAAGRDVIGLGAGEPDFDTPDHVKEAAIAAIRRGETKYTKVDGTPALKEAVIAKFSDENGLAYEADEVIVSTGGKQVIFNALLASIDPGDEVIIPAPCWVSYPDIVAFAGGVPKIVPTRMEDGFRLAPEALEAAITPKTKWLIFNSPSNPTGAACTADEMRALGAVLARHRHVMVLSDEIYEHLTYDGFAFTSFAAANPDLFDRVLTVNGVSKAYAMTGWRIGFAGGPKPLVRAMAKIQGQSTSNPCSIAQAAALAALTGPKDFLADWRATFRRRRDLVVDALNAIPGITCRRPEGAFYVFARIDGLIGRTTADGRRLDDDLAVAQWLLEEAGVAVVHGAAFGASPFIRISYATATELLEEACRRIAAAVAGLGGA; encoded by the coding sequence ATGGAGCTTTTGAGCGAGGCCGTGCGCCGCATCCGGCCGTCGGCGACGCTGGCGGTGACCGCCCGCGCCGCCGAACTCCGGGCCGCGGGCCGGGACGTGATCGGCCTCGGCGCCGGCGAGCCGGACTTCGACACCCCCGATCACGTCAAGGAGGCGGCGATCGCCGCCATCCGCCGGGGCGAGACCAAATACACCAAGGTCGACGGCACTCCGGCGCTCAAGGAAGCGGTGATCGCGAAGTTTAGCGACGAGAACGGCCTTGCCTACGAGGCCGACGAGGTGATCGTCTCCACCGGCGGCAAGCAGGTGATCTTCAACGCGCTGCTCGCCAGCATCGATCCCGGCGACGAGGTCATCATCCCGGCGCCCTGTTGGGTCAGCTATCCGGACATCGTCGCCTTCGCGGGCGGCGTCCCGAAGATCGTGCCCACCCGCATGGAGGACGGCTTCCGGCTTGCGCCCGAGGCGTTGGAGGCCGCGATCACGCCGAAGACGAAGTGGCTGATCTTCAACTCCCCCTCAAACCCCACCGGCGCGGCCTGCACGGCGGACGAGATGCGCGCGCTCGGTGCGGTGCTCGCACGCCATCGGCATGTGATGGTGCTTTCCGACGAGATCTACGAGCATCTCACATACGACGGCTTCGCCTTCACGAGCTTCGCCGCCGCCAACCCCGACCTCTTCGATCGGGTGCTGACGGTCAATGGCGTGTCCAAGGCCTATGCCATGACCGGCTGGCGCATCGGCTTCGCCGGCGGGCCGAAGCCGCTCGTGCGCGCGATGGCCAAGATCCAGGGCCAGTCCACCTCCAACCCCTGCTCGATCGCCCAGGCCGCCGCGCTGGCGGCGCTGACGGGGCCGAAGGACTTTCTCGCGGACTGGCGCGCGACCTTCCGCCGCCGGCGCGACCTCGTCGTGGATGCGCTCAACGCCATCCCCGGCATCACCTGCCGGCGGCCCGAAGGCGCCTTCTACGTGTTTGCGCGCATCGACGGGCTCATCGGCCGCACCACCGCCGACGGCCGCCGGCTCGACGACGATCTCGCGGTGGCGCAGTGGCTGCTGGAAGAGGCGGGGGTGGCGGTCGTCCACGGCGCCGCCTTCGGGGCGAGCCCCTTCATCCGCATCTCCTACGCGACGGCGACGGAGCTGCTGGAGGAGGCCTGCCGGCGCATCGCGGCGGCGGTCGCCGGCCTCGGCGGGGCTTGA
- the proC2 gene encoding pyrroline-5-carboxylate reductase translates to MQGEKADETFGLLVIGAGRMGGALLEGLGRGGLDAARIAVVDPAPRRLPDGVRHFSGLESWAAAGVPAGAVLLAVKPQQAAGVLAGLEALAARAPASLADALLISIAAGVPLAALRRTGLPAIRAMPNLPARIRAGVTTLYADADTPAPPRRRAEALFARVGRVIWLARERDVDLATAVSGSGPAYVYAFAEALEAAARDLGFAPEVAAALARQTVIGAARLMEETGADPAALREEVTSPGGTTAAALAVFGRDRGLERLCAEALAAAARRADELFGGEEAS, encoded by the coding sequence GTGCAGGGCGAGAAGGCGGATGAAACCTTCGGGCTGCTCGTGATCGGCGCGGGCCGGATGGGCGGCGCGCTGCTCGAGGGTCTCGGGCGCGGCGGACTCGATGCCGCGCGGATCGCGGTGGTCGATCCGGCGCCCCGGCGTCTGCCTGACGGGGTGCGGCATTTTTCCGGGCTCGAATCCTGGGCGGCGGCGGGCGTGCCGGCCGGGGCCGTGCTGCTGGCGGTCAAGCCCCAGCAGGCGGCCGGCGTGCTGGCCGGGCTCGAGGCGCTCGCCGCCCGCGCGCCGGCGTCCCTCGCCGATGCGCTGCTGATCTCGATCGCGGCGGGCGTGCCGCTCGCGGCGCTTCGCCGCACCGGACTGCCGGCGATCCGGGCGATGCCCAATCTGCCCGCCCGGATCCGGGCCGGCGTGACGACGCTTTACGCGGATGCGGACACCCCCGCACCGCCGCGCCGGCGGGCCGAGGCGCTGTTCGCGCGCGTGGGGCGCGTCATCTGGCTTGCGCGCGAGCGCGACGTCGATCTCGCCACCGCCGTCTCGGGCAGCGGGCCGGCCTATGTCTACGCATTCGCCGAGGCCCTCGAGGCGGCGGCGCGCGATCTCGGGTTTGCGCCGGAGGTGGCGGCCGCGCTCGCCCGGCAGACGGTGATCGGCGCGGCGCGGCTGATGGAGGAGACCGGCGCCGATCCGGCCGCGCTGCGCGAGGAGGTCACCAGCCCCGGCGGCACGACGGCGGCGGCGCTCGCCGTCTTCGGCCGCGACCGCGGGCTGGAGCGGCTGTGCGCCGAGGCGCTCGCCGCGGCCGCGCGCCGGGCCGATGAACTCTTTGGAGGAGAGGAGGCATCATGA
- the msrQ gene encoding protein-methionine-sulfoxide reductase heme-binding subunit MsrQ yields the protein MGRAGAISVLATLLRRGPGSRRGRILLREGVTIALLVPALWLVWQWARALSGLPHALGPNPPEWTHRFTGRLALELLLATLAVSSLARRLGWRGLMPLRRRLGLAAALYMALHVANYLFLDRALDWAEIAGDLTKRPYVLLGATAFLFTLPLAATSTDAAIRRLGGRRWRRLHHLVHLVLAAAIAHSLWQMKALEPRPVIFAALAALLWLERAVPTGAARGHAGGRTS from the coding sequence TTGGGCCGCGCGGGGGCGATCTCCGTGCTCGCCACGCTCCTGCGGCGCGGGCCGGGCAGCCGGCGCGGCCGGATCCTGCTGCGCGAGGGCGTGACGATCGCGCTGCTCGTGCCGGCGCTGTGGCTCGTCTGGCAATGGGCGCGCGCGCTTTCCGGCCTGCCGCACGCGCTGGGACCCAATCCGCCGGAGTGGACCCACCGCTTCACGGGCCGGCTCGCGCTGGAGCTGCTGCTCGCAACACTCGCCGTCTCCTCGCTCGCGCGCCGGCTCGGCTGGCGCGGCCTCATGCCCCTGCGCCGCCGGCTCGGGCTGGCGGCCGCGCTGTACATGGCGCTGCACGTCGCCAACTATCTCTTCCTCGACCGCGCGCTGGACTGGGCGGAGATCGCCGGCGACCTGACGAAGCGGCCCTACGTGCTGCTCGGCGCCACCGCCTTCCTGTTCACCCTGCCGCTCGCCGCCACCTCCACGGATGCGGCGATCCGCCGCCTCGGCGGCCGGCGCTGGCGCCGGCTTCACCACCTCGTGCATCTTGTGCTGGCGGCCGCCATCGCCCATTCTCTCTGGCAGATGAAGGCGCTCGAGCCGCGCCCGGTGATCTTCGCCGCGCTGGCGGCGCTGCTGTGGCTGGAGCGCGCCGTCCCGACCGGCGCGGCGCGGGGGCATGCAGGCGGACGGACGTCGTGA
- the cobS gene encoding cobaltochelatase subunit CobS, with protein sequence MEQAGFGSNQRIPDIRVNAREVFGIDLDMEVPAFSEGDEHVPEIDEAYVFNPETTAAILAGFAFNRRVLIQGYHGTGKSTHIEQVAARLNWPLIRVNLDSHISRIDLVGKDAIVLRDGKQVTEFREGILPWALQNPTALVFDEYDAGRPDVMFVIQRVLEAQGKLTLLDQNRVIRPHPAFRLFATANTVGLGDTTGLYHGTQQINQGQMDRWNIVVTLNYLPFETEVEIVLAKVPEFADAKGRALVERMVRVAELTRNGFMAGDLSTVMSPRTVITWAENARIFRDVALAFRLSFLNKCDEAERPLVAEYYQRCFGEELPESAATAVLDGAAADGRPLAGGAGHVGRG encoded by the coding sequence GTGGAACAGGCGGGTTTCGGCAGCAATCAGCGCATCCCCGACATCCGGGTGAACGCGCGCGAGGTCTTCGGCATCGATCTCGACATGGAGGTGCCCGCCTTCTCGGAAGGCGACGAGCATGTGCCGGAGATCGACGAGGCCTACGTCTTCAATCCGGAAACGACGGCTGCCATCCTCGCCGGCTTCGCCTTCAACCGGCGGGTCCTGATCCAGGGCTATCACGGCACCGGCAAGTCGACCCACATCGAGCAGGTGGCGGCGCGCCTCAACTGGCCGCTCATCCGCGTCAATCTCGACAGCCACATCAGCCGCATCGATCTCGTCGGCAAGGACGCGATCGTGCTGCGCGACGGCAAGCAGGTCACCGAATTCCGCGAGGGCATCCTGCCCTGGGCGCTGCAGAACCCGACGGCGCTGGTCTTCGACGAGTATGATGCCGGCCGGCCGGACGTGATGTTCGTGATCCAGCGCGTGCTGGAGGCCCAGGGCAAGCTGACCCTGCTCGACCAGAACCGCGTGATCCGGCCGCACCCCGCCTTCCGGCTGTTTGCGACCGCCAACACCGTCGGACTCGGCGACACCACCGGGCTCTATCACGGCACCCAGCAGATCAACCAGGGCCAGATGGACCGCTGGAACATCGTCGTGACGCTGAACTACCTGCCCTTCGAGACGGAGGTGGAGATCGTGCTGGCCAAGGTGCCGGAATTCGCGGACGCGAAGGGCCGCGCGCTGGTCGAGCGGATGGTCCGCGTCGCCGAGCTCACCCGCAACGGCTTCATGGCGGGCGACCTTTCCACCGTCATGAGCCCGCGCACGGTGATCACCTGGGCTGAGAACGCGCGGATCTTCCGGGATGTCGCGCTCGCCTTCCGCCTGAGCTTCCTCAACAAATGCGACGAGGCCGAGCGGCCGCTGGTGGCCGAATACTATCAGCGCTGCTTCGGCGAGGAGCTGCCCGAATCGGCCGCGACCGCGGTCCTCGACGGGGCGGCCGCTGACGGCCGCCCGCTTGCGGGTGGCGCCGGCCATGTCGGACGCGGCTGA
- the moaE gene encoding molybdenum cofactor biosynthesis protein MoaE, translated as MITVTVSEEPIDPAALLAAFTAGGDVGAVVHFLGIMRAHAQGRALAEMRLEHYPGMCERLLAERAREIASRFGLASVAVRHRVGRIRPGEVIVWVATAAAHREAAFCGAEALMDYLKTEAPFWKKEVAADGDSWWVAARARDEQARRRWETGGAGGPPAHASSGD; from the coding sequence ATGATCACGGTCACGGTATCCGAGGAGCCCATCGACCCGGCCGCCCTGCTCGCGGCCTTCACCGCCGGGGGCGACGTCGGGGCGGTCGTGCATTTCCTCGGCATCATGCGCGCGCACGCGCAGGGACGCGCGCTCGCCGAGATGCGGCTCGAGCATTACCCGGGCATGTGCGAGCGGCTGCTCGCCGAGCGCGCGCGCGAGATCGCCTCGCGCTTCGGCCTGGCCAGCGTCGCGGTGCGCCACCGCGTGGGCCGGATCCGGCCCGGCGAGGTGATCGTCTGGGTGGCGACGGCGGCCGCCCACCGCGAGGCGGCCTTCTGCGGCGCCGAGGCGCTGATGGACTATCTCAAGACCGAGGCGCCCTTCTGGAAGAAGGAGGTGGCGGCCGACGGCGACAGCTGGTGGGTCGCCGCCCGCGCGCGCGACGAGCAGGCGCGCCGGCGCTGGGAGACGGGCGGGGCGGGTGGCCCGCCCGCGCACGCAAGCTCGGGGGACTGA
- the msrP gene encoding protein-methionine-sulfoxide reductase catalytic subunit MsrP: MLIRTKPSWWLPPSAATPEHLVADRRAVLRRMGVAAAGAAATLLLPKPGAAGPACPPRFEAAIPAPPNPAFRPGDDEVTAESAATRYNNYYEFGLEKEAPAENAQALETCPWTVTVDGLVERPGVYDIDELIDPGRLEERVYRFRCVEAWSMVIPWIGVPLAEVLKKLGVKPEARHVAFETHLDRAVMPGTRLPVLAWPYREGLRLDEAMHPLTLLAVGMYGKPLPRQNGAPLRLVVPWKYGFKSIKAIRRITLLTRQPATSWNTAAPHEYGYYANVNPEVDHPRWSQKRERRLGEIFRRPTLPFNGYADEVAALYAGMDLKRYF, translated from the coding sequence ATGCTGATCCGCACGAAACCGTCCTGGTGGCTGCCGCCGAGCGCGGCGACTCCCGAGCATCTCGTGGCCGACCGGCGGGCGGTGCTGCGGCGGATGGGCGTGGCCGCGGCCGGCGCCGCCGCGACGCTGCTGCTGCCGAAACCCGGCGCGGCCGGTCCGGCCTGTCCGCCGCGCTTCGAGGCGGCGATTCCCGCCCCGCCGAACCCCGCGTTCCGCCCCGGCGATGACGAGGTGACGGCCGAGTCGGCGGCGACGCGCTACAACAACTACTACGAATTCGGCCTCGAGAAGGAGGCGCCGGCCGAGAACGCCCAGGCACTCGAAACATGCCCCTGGACGGTGACGGTGGACGGGCTGGTGGAGCGGCCGGGCGTCTACGACATCGACGAACTCATCGATCCCGGCCGTCTCGAGGAGCGGGTCTACCGCTTCCGCTGCGTCGAGGCCTGGTCGATGGTGATCCCCTGGATCGGGGTGCCGCTCGCCGAGGTGCTGAAGAAGCTCGGGGTGAAGCCCGAGGCGCGCCATGTCGCCTTCGAGACCCATCTCGACCGCGCGGTGATGCCCGGCACGCGCCTGCCCGTGCTCGCCTGGCCCTACCGCGAGGGGCTCAGGCTGGACGAGGCCATGCATCCGCTCACGCTTCTCGCCGTCGGCATGTACGGCAAGCCGCTGCCCAGGCAGAACGGCGCGCCGCTGCGCCTCGTCGTGCCGTGGAAATACGGCTTCAAGTCCATCAAGGCGATCCGGCGGATCACGCTTCTCACCCGCCAGCCGGCGACCTCCTGGAACACCGCCGCGCCCCACGAATACGGCTATTACGCCAACGTCAATCCCGAGGTGGACCACCCGCGCTGGTCCCAGAAGCGCGAGCGCAGACTCGGCGAGATCTTCCGCCGCCCCACGCTGCCCTTCAACGGCTATGCGGACGAGGTGGCGGCGCTCTATGCCGGCATGGATCTCAAGCGGTATTTCTGA
- a CDS encoding hopanoid biosynthesis associated radical SAM protein HpnH yields the protein MGVPLFQQVKVATYVLKQRLKGRKRYPLVLMLEPLFRCNLACAGCGKIDYPDEILNRRLSVKECLDAVDECDAPVVAIPGGEPLLHKEIGEIVAGIVARRKFVSVCTNALLLEKKLHLFKPSRYLFFSVHLDGLKEEHDRSVCQEGVFERAVRAIRKAREAGFQVNVNATIFDGAKPERVAAFLDFCRELGVGVTISPGFAYERAPDQEHFLSRRKTRELFRAIFRLGRGRKWPINHSALYLDFLAGNQTYRCTPWGMPTRNVFGWQRPCYLLSEGYARSFRELMEETDWDSYGTGNYAKCANCMAHCGYEPTAAADAMAHPLKALWVALRGPKTDGPMAPDIPLAGARAAEDHFEEIVRAEVSEEAWQRYLEKRRSKAA from the coding sequence ATGGGCGTGCCATTGTTCCAGCAGGTGAAGGTCGCGACCTATGTGCTCAAACAGCGCCTCAAAGGCCGCAAGCGTTACCCGCTGGTTCTGATGCTGGAGCCGCTGTTCCGCTGCAATCTCGCCTGTGCGGGCTGCGGCAAGATCGACTATCCGGACGAGATCCTGAACCGCCGGCTGTCGGTGAAGGAGTGCCTGGATGCGGTGGATGAGTGTGATGCGCCGGTGGTCGCGATCCCGGGCGGCGAGCCGCTGCTGCACAAGGAGATCGGCGAGATCGTCGCCGGCATCGTCGCGCGCAGGAAGTTCGTCTCGGTCTGCACCAATGCGCTGCTTCTCGAGAAGAAGCTGCATCTGTTCAAGCCGTCGCGCTATCTCTTCTTCTCGGTCCACCTCGACGGGCTGAAGGAGGAGCACGACCGCTCCGTCTGCCAGGAGGGCGTGTTCGAGCGGGCGGTGCGCGCCATCCGCAAGGCGCGCGAGGCGGGCTTCCAGGTCAATGTGAACGCCACCATCTTCGACGGCGCGAAGCCCGAGCGGGTCGCCGCCTTCCTCGATTTCTGCCGGGAGCTCGGCGTGGGCGTGACGATCTCGCCCGGCTTCGCCTACGAGCGCGCGCCGGATCAGGAGCATTTCCTCTCGCGCCGGAAGACCCGCGAGCTCTTCCGCGCCATCTTCCGGCTGGGGCGGGGGAGGAAATGGCCGATCAACCATTCGGCGCTCTATCTCGACTTTCTCGCCGGCAACCAGACCTACCGCTGCACCCCCTGGGGCATGCCGACGCGCAACGTCTTCGGCTGGCAGCGGCCCTGCTATCTGCTGTCCGAGGGCTACGCCCGCTCCTTCCGGGAGCTGATGGAAGAGACCGACTGGGATTCCTACGGCACCGGCAACTACGCCAAATGCGCCAACTGCATGGCCCATTGCGGCTACGAGCCGACGGCGGCCGCCGATGCGATGGCGCATCCCCTGAAGGCGCTGTGGGTGGCGCTGCGCGGGCCGAAGACGGACGGCCCCATGGCGCCCGACATCCCGCTCGCCGGCGCGCGGGCGGCCGAGGACCATTTCGAGGAGATCGTGCGCGCCGAGGTCTCAGAGGAGGCCTGGCAGCGCTACCTCGAAAAGCGCCGCTCCAAGGCGGCCTAG
- the pgsA gene encoding CDP-diacylglycerol--glycerol-3-phosphate 3-phosphatidyltransferase produces MRSLPNALTLARALAVPLVVAAFYLPLPAASWTAFVLFVLAGITDWLDGHLARRWRVTSNFGRFLDPIADKLLVAAILFMLVARGWLGGAHVLAGLVILMREILVSGLREHLAELKVRLPVTRLAKWKTAVQMIAIGALVWAPAADPLGLPATTVGLGGLWVAAALTLVTGWDYLVAALRHIDG; encoded by the coding sequence ATGCGATCGCTGCCGAACGCGCTGACGCTCGCGCGCGCGCTCGCGGTGCCGCTGGTGGTGGCGGCCTTCTACCTGCCGCTGCCGGCGGCGAGCTGGACCGCCTTCGTGCTGTTCGTGCTCGCCGGGATCACCGACTGGCTGGACGGCCATCTCGCCCGGCGCTGGCGGGTGACCAGCAATTTCGGCCGCTTCCTCGATCCCATCGCCGACAAGCTTCTGGTGGCGGCCATTCTCTTCATGCTGGTGGCGCGCGGCTGGCTCGGCGGCGCGCATGTGCTGGCGGGACTGGTGATTCTCATGCGCGAGATCCTGGTCTCGGGCCTGCGCGAGCATCTGGCGGAACTCAAGGTCCGCCTGCCGGTCACCAGGCTTGCGAAGTGGAAGACGGCGGTGCAGATGATCGCGATCGGCGCGCTGGTGTGGGCGCCGGCGGCCGATCCGCTGGGGCTGCCCGCGACGACGGTGGGGCTTGGAGGTCTGTGGGTCGCGGCGGCGCTGACGCTGGTCACCGGCTGGGACTACCTCGTGGCGGCGCTCCGGCACATAGACGGCTGA
- a CDS encoding UPF0301 protein, producing MRGGTQDMMRMGSTPHEQEEGLSLEGQLLLAMPTIGDPRFERSVIFVCSHSPEGAMGLIVNRPFEGLTFRELLEQLEIEVDEPVVDVPIQVGGPVETGRGFVLHSTDFVQDSSLVVTEHIALTATVDILKAIAEGRGPKHRLLLLGYAGWAPGQLEAEIQQNGWLTAPADESLIFETPLADIWPRAMRMLGVDVSMLSGSMGHA from the coding sequence ATGCGCGGCGGGACGCAGGACATGATGCGCATGGGATCGACTCCGCACGAGCAGGAAGAGGGGTTGTCGCTGGAAGGCCAGCTGCTGCTCGCGATGCCGACGATCGGCGATCCGCGGTTCGAGCGCAGCGTCATCTTCGTCTGCTCGCATTCGCCCGAAGGCGCGATGGGGCTGATCGTCAACAGGCCCTTCGAGGGGCTGACATTCCGCGAGCTTCTCGAGCAGCTCGAGATCGAGGTGGACGAGCCGGTGGTCGACGTGCCCATCCAGGTCGGCGGGCCGGTGGAGACCGGCCGCGGCTTCGTGCTGCATTCCACCGACTTCGTGCAGGACAGCTCGCTCGTCGTCACCGAGCACATCGCGCTCACCGCCACCGTCGACATCCTGAAGGCCATCGCCGAGGGCCGCGGGCCGAAGCACCGCCTGCTGCTGCTCGGCTATGCGGGCTGGGCGCCGGGCCAGCTCGAGGCGGAGATCCAGCAGAACGGCTGGCTCACCGCCCCGGCCGACGAATCGCTCATCTTCGAGACCCCGCTCGCCGACATCTGGCCGCGCGCGATGCGGATGCTGGGGGTGGATGTCTCCATGCTCTCCGGCTCGATGGGCCACGCCTGA
- the moaD gene encoding molybdopterin synthase sulfur carrier subunit — protein sequence MTGERTARITVLFFAALRERAGTGAEEIAWPAAGAPVRRLLDALAARDEALAAAVGSPDLRIAVNQRYADADTLVRPGDEVALFPPVTGG from the coding sequence ATGACGGGCGAGCGGACCGCACGCATCACCGTGCTCTTCTTTGCCGCCCTGCGCGAGCGGGCGGGCACCGGCGCCGAGGAGATCGCCTGGCCGGCCGCGGGCGCGCCGGTCAGAAGGCTTCTCGACGCGCTCGCCGCCCGCGACGAGGCGCTGGCCGCGGCCGTCGGGAGTCCGGATCTCAGAATCGCCGTCAACCAGCGCTATGCGGACGCCGACACCCTCGTGCGGCCGGGCGACGAGGTGGCGCTCTTCCCGCCGGTGACGGGGGGCTGA
- a CDS encoding BolA family transcriptional regulator, whose amino-acid sequence MTGIAEARRTRIISRLERAFAPSALEVADESERHRGHAGWREGGGTHFAVRLVSERFSGLPRIARHRLVHEALGSELMAEIHALRLTLLAPEEAADG is encoded by the coding sequence ATGACCGGCATCGCCGAGGCGCGGCGCACGCGCATCATCTCCCGGCTCGAGCGCGCCTTCGCACCGAGCGCGCTCGAGGTCGCAGACGAGTCCGAGCGCCACCGCGGCCATGCCGGCTGGCGCGAGGGCGGCGGCACGCATTTCGCCGTCCGCCTCGTGAGCGAACGCTTCAGCGGATTGCCGCGGATCGCCCGCCACCGTCTCGTCCACGAGGCGCTGGGAAGCGAGCTCATGGCCGAGATTCACGCGCTCCGGCTCACCCTGCTCGCTCCGGAGGAGGCCGCGGACGGCTGA
- a CDS encoding LysR family transcriptional regulator → MALDWDRLRIFHTVAEAGSLTLAARKLGLSQSAVSRQIRALEDSLNTALFTRHARGLVLTHEGEILFEATRDAAREIEEAEAALLEMKDLPKGRLVVTTMVSFGSVWLTPHLKDFLRRYPEIELELNLSDEDLDLARREADVAIRFHAPHQADLIQRPLVKVHHHIYASPEYLERKGIPKRPEDLDRHDIIVYGPTPPEPIKDINWTLKIGAHGRVRRPVLQINNTFAVVQAIRAGIGLAAVPDYLVAHEKGLVRVLPDLEGPAFELYFVYPRELKGSKRVTLFRDYLLEKVRAEANIL, encoded by the coding sequence ATGGCGCTCGACTGGGACCGGCTGCGGATCTTCCACACGGTCGCCGAGGCCGGCAGCCTCACCCTTGCCGCGCGCAAGCTGGGGCTGTCGCAGTCGGCCGTCAGCCGCCAGATCCGCGCGCTCGAGGACTCCCTCAACACGGCCCTGTTCACCCGCCATGCCCGCGGGCTGGTGCTGACCCACGAGGGCGAGATCCTCTTCGAGGCGACCCGCGATGCCGCGCGCGAGATCGAGGAAGCCGAGGCCGCGCTGCTCGAGATGAAGGATCTGCCGAAGGGCCGGCTGGTGGTGACCACCATGGTCAGCTTCGGTTCCGTGTGGCTGACCCCGCATCTCAAGGACTTCCTGCGCCGCTATCCCGAGATCGAGCTCGAGCTCAATCTCTCAGACGAGGATCTCGATCTCGCGCGCCGCGAGGCCGATGTCGCGATCCGCTTTCATGCGCCGCATCAGGCGGACCTCATCCAGCGGCCGCTGGTGAAGGTCCACCACCACATCTATGCCTCGCCGGAATATCTGGAGCGCAAGGGAATCCCGAAGCGCCCCGAGGATCTCGACCGCCACGACATCATCGTCTACGGGCCCACCCCGCCCGAGCCGATCAAGGACATCAACTGGACGCTCAAGATCGGCGCCCACGGGCGGGTGCGGCGGCCGGTGCTGCAGATCAACAACACCTTCGCGGTGGTCCAGGCGATCCGGGCGGGAATCGGGCTGGCCGCCGTGCCCGACTACCTCGTCGCCCATGAGAAGGGGCTGGTGCGCGTGCTGCCCGACCTCGAAGGCCCCGCCTTCGAGCTCTACTTCGTCTATCCGCGCGAGCTGAAGGGCTCCAAGCGCGTCACCCTGTTCCGGGACTACCTCCTCGAGAAGGTCCGCGCCGAGGCCAACATTCTCTAG